DNA from Actinoplanes sp. SE50/110:
CGGCATCATCGGCGCCGCGGTCTCCGCCGAGCAGGCCGCGGCCGGGCCCGGCGGGCAGCACCCGGGCTCGATCCCGGTGCACGCCGGCGCGCCGGGCGCCGAACCGCACACGGTCAACGCCGGCCGGCCGGCCTCCGACGCGGAGGATCGGCACTGATGGCCCGCACGATCGCGACGAACGACCGGGTCAGTCGGGAGGAGCTGGTCGCGTTCCTGCGGCCGCGGCACCACGCGATCCTGATGACGGTCCGCAGGGACGGCCGTCCGCAGTCCTCGCCGAACACGTGCGGCGTCGACGAGCAGGGCCGGATCGTCATCTCCAGCTATCCGGAGCGGGCCAAGGTGGCCAACCTGCGCCGGGACCCGCGGGTCTCCGTCTGCGTGCTCTCCGACGAGTGGAACGGGCCGTGGGTCCAGGTCGACGGGACCGCCGAGGTGATCGACCTGCCCGACGCGGTGGAGCCGCTGGTGGAGTATTTCCGCTGCATCTCCGGCGAGCACCCGAACTGGGACGAGTATCGCCAGGCCATGCGTGACCAGGGCAAATGCCTGATCCGTATCACCGTGGACGGGTGGGGCCCGATCGCCACCGGCGGCTTCCCCGCCCGCCTCGCCGACAACT
Protein-coding regions in this window:
- a CDS encoding PPOX class F420-dependent oxidoreductase; the encoded protein is MARTIATNDRVSREELVAFLRPRHHAILMTVRRDGRPQSSPNTCGVDEQGRIVISSYPERAKVANLRRDPRVSVCVLSDEWNGPWVQVDGTAEVIDLPDAVEPLVEYFRCISGEHPNWDEYRQAMRDQGKCLIRITVDGWGPIATGGFPARLADN